A genomic segment from Polyangium mundeleinium encodes:
- a CDS encoding glycerol-3-phosphate dehydrogenase/oxidase has product MPRPVNSSAKVEPRRSDHDVDLVVIGGGVNGTGVARDASMRGLRVALIERNDLAFGASGNNSGLIHGGPRYMLNDPNVTATSCRDSGYIQRIAPHMLHRVPFLMPVENKGRAKIMFALIDAFFEAYDRYQPLKRGKKHAVLTAEEMQQLEPGLRGNIVGGISFDEWGIDGARLCAANAVDAGERGARILVGCTVERIERREDTGEVVAVHYRDRRRGGTGKLRTGTVINATGAWAPITASLGRIAPTRARVRPGKGIHIVYDRRLLNYAVAAQTIDDRQIFVAPWQNMTIVGTTDDDFYGDLDEVRATSEEVRYLVQGVARVFPQIHTARAIGTYAGVRPTLYAYGPHEDRLSREHQIIDHAAHDAPGVYSMIGGKLASYRIFAEEMTDVLAARFDIGARCATHERPLPGGDKPVDAIELAARMEIDPVAARRLVFRHGSRSLHIAERVQERPREAAMVCACEPVIEAEVRHVVRTEWARSVSDVARRTRLGMGACGGMRCAARCGQIVAQELDLPPREGLQQAARFLARQAQTRSVALGPEQAQQEALAIAAVRAELGVDVRDLDEGEAA; this is encoded by the coding sequence ATGCCGCGTCCCGTCAACAGTTCCGCAAAGGTAGAGCCTCGACGATCCGACCACGACGTCGACCTCGTCGTCATCGGCGGCGGCGTGAACGGGACCGGCGTCGCCCGCGACGCGTCGATGCGCGGCCTCCGGGTCGCGCTGATCGAACGCAACGACCTCGCCTTCGGCGCGAGCGGCAACAACAGCGGCCTCATTCACGGCGGCCCGCGGTACATGCTGAACGACCCGAACGTGACGGCGACCTCGTGCCGCGACTCGGGCTACATCCAGCGCATCGCGCCGCACATGCTGCACCGCGTCCCGTTCTTGATGCCCGTCGAGAACAAGGGCCGCGCGAAGATCATGTTCGCCCTCATCGACGCCTTCTTCGAGGCGTACGACCGCTACCAGCCGCTCAAGCGCGGCAAAAAGCACGCGGTGCTCACGGCCGAGGAGATGCAGCAGCTCGAACCGGGGCTGCGCGGCAACATCGTCGGCGGCATCAGCTTCGACGAATGGGGCATCGACGGCGCGCGGCTCTGCGCGGCGAACGCCGTGGACGCGGGCGAGCGCGGCGCGCGCATCCTCGTTGGCTGCACGGTCGAGCGCATCGAGCGGCGCGAGGACACGGGCGAGGTCGTCGCCGTCCACTACCGCGATCGGCGCAGGGGCGGCACGGGCAAGCTCCGCACGGGCACGGTCATCAACGCGACGGGCGCGTGGGCCCCGATCACCGCCTCGCTCGGCCGCATCGCGCCGACGCGCGCGCGCGTCCGCCCCGGCAAGGGCATCCACATCGTCTACGACCGGCGGCTCTTGAACTACGCCGTCGCCGCGCAGACCATCGACGACCGACAGATCTTCGTCGCGCCCTGGCAGAACATGACGATCGTCGGCACGACCGACGACGACTTTTACGGCGACCTCGACGAGGTCCGCGCGACAAGCGAGGAGGTCCGCTACCTCGTGCAAGGCGTCGCGCGTGTCTTCCCGCAGATCCACACGGCGCGCGCGATCGGCACCTACGCCGGCGTGCGCCCCACGCTCTACGCCTACGGCCCGCACGAGGATCGTCTCTCGCGCGAGCACCAGATCATCGACCACGCGGCGCACGACGCGCCGGGCGTCTACTCGATGATCGGCGGTAAGCTCGCGAGCTACCGCATCTTCGCCGAGGAGATGACCGACGTTCTCGCGGCGCGCTTCGATATCGGCGCGCGCTGCGCCACGCACGAGCGCCCGCTGCCCGGCGGCGACAAGCCCGTCGACGCGATCGAGCTCGCCGCGCGCATGGAGATCGATCCGGTCGCGGCACGTCGCCTCGTCTTCCGTCACGGCTCCCGCTCGCTCCACATCGCTGAGCGTGTGCAAGAGCGGCCGCGCGAGGCGGCGATGGTCTGCGCATGCGAGCCGGTGATCGAGGCCGAGGTGCGGCACGTCGTGCGGACCGAATGGGCCCGCTCGGTCTCCGACGTCGCGCGCCGGACGCGGCTCGGCATGGGCGCGTGCGGCGGCATGCGATGCGCCGCGCGGTGCGGGCAGATCGTGGCGCAGGAGCTTGACCTCCCGCCGCGCGAGGGCCTCCAGCAAGCGGCGCGTTTCCTCGCGCGCCAGGCGCAGACACGCTCGGTCGCGCTCGGGCCCGAGCAGGCGCAGCAGGAAGCGCTGGCGATCGCGGCGGTCCGCGCCGAGCTCGGCGTCGACGTGCGCGACCTCGACGAAGGCGAGGCCGCGTGA
- a CDS encoding FAD-binding protein yields the protein MSRRVLVLGAGAAGLSAAFAARNSGADVVLVSAGAGASSLGGGAVDDVPWEERIHAARVLGSPIELHTLPPEVVAFSNALGIWDLPDRAPPPFVATIAGRLRPARGRDKGLLDLGALRGKRVLLPRAPRAGWDADAIAATLSDDPLARRTGLRFEAIDASILRFADEARISDGDLAARHDDPARLGWLAERLREALTSDARLHPDEPASAVLLGSWLGARAARADELSERVGVSVGEALVGVGSAAGLRFDAVQRKFLDTLGVQRIVDRAVSIVRDGDRLHLTRARDTTKIVADAAVIAMGGVAGGGIVYEPPEHGAGEDLPARGAIPFALSIDAPVVLALARGPLDVVASMHGPELDQTAWPKDAAPSTLEAVGIHAPGGRAAPFLFAAGDVLAARPRTLLEAVASGLRAGHAAARPA from the coding sequence GTGAGCCGCCGGGTCCTCGTCCTCGGCGCGGGCGCCGCCGGCCTCTCGGCTGCGTTTGCTGCGCGAAACAGCGGCGCCGACGTCGTCCTCGTCTCGGCCGGCGCGGGCGCGAGCTCGCTCGGCGGAGGCGCCGTCGACGACGTCCCCTGGGAAGAACGCATCCACGCCGCACGCGTGCTCGGCAGCCCCATCGAGCTCCACACGTTGCCTCCGGAGGTCGTCGCCTTCTCAAACGCGCTCGGCATCTGGGACCTCCCGGATCGGGCGCCGCCGCCGTTCGTCGCGACAATCGCGGGCCGGCTGCGCCCCGCGCGCGGCCGCGACAAGGGCCTGCTCGATCTCGGCGCGCTCCGTGGCAAACGTGTGCTTCTACCTCGCGCCCCGCGCGCCGGCTGGGACGCCGACGCCATCGCCGCGACGCTCTCCGACGACCCGCTCGCGCGCCGCACGGGCCTTCGCTTCGAGGCCATCGACGCGTCGATCCTGCGCTTCGCAGACGAGGCGCGCATCTCCGACGGCGACCTCGCGGCGCGGCACGACGATCCCGCGCGGCTCGGCTGGCTCGCCGAGCGCCTGCGCGAAGCGCTCACGTCTGACGCGCGGCTTCACCCGGACGAACCCGCCTCCGCCGTGCTGCTCGGTTCCTGGCTCGGCGCACGCGCGGCCCGCGCGGACGAGCTCTCCGAGCGTGTTGGTGTCTCCGTCGGCGAAGCGCTCGTCGGCGTGGGCTCCGCTGCGGGCCTGCGCTTCGATGCCGTGCAACGCAAGTTCCTCGACACGCTCGGCGTACAGCGCATCGTCGATCGCGCTGTGTCGATCGTCCGCGACGGCGATCGGCTCCACCTCACGCGTGCGCGCGACACCACGAAGATCGTCGCGGATGCCGCTGTGATCGCGATGGGCGGCGTCGCGGGCGGCGGCATCGTCTACGAGCCGCCCGAGCATGGAGCCGGCGAGGATCTCCCTGCGCGTGGAGCCATCCCCTTCGCGCTCTCGATCGACGCGCCCGTCGTGCTCGCGCTCGCGCGAGGCCCGCTCGACGTCGTCGCCTCCATGCACGGCCCCGAGCTCGATCAAACCGCGTGGCCCAAGGACGCCGCGCCCTCCACGCTCGAGGCCGTCGGCATCCACGCGCCCGGCGGCCGCGCCGCGCCTTTCCTCTTCGCCGCGGGCGACGTCCTCGCGGCTCGCCCGCGCACCCTGCTCGAAGCCGTCGCCTCGGGCCTGCGCGCGGGCCACGCCGCTGCTCGACCGGCCTAA